The Kribbella sp. NBC_00662 nucleotide sequence AGGGCTACCAGGCCGCGCTGAAGAAGCACGGGATCGAGCTGGACCCGGCGCTGATCGTCGACTCCGACTGGTCGACCGCCGCGGCCGCGGACGCGATCACCCGGACCTACGCACGACTGCGCCCCGACGGCATCTTCGCGATGAACGACTCCGCTGCCCTCGGCGCACTACGAGCGCTGCAGCGCAACCATATCGACGTGCCGGGCGAGGTGTCGGTCATCGGCTTCGACGACATCGTCGAGTCGAGCCTGTCGACGCCGACGCTCAGCACGATCGCGCCGCTGCTCGACGACATCGCGAGCACCGCGCTCGACCTCCTCGACGAGCAGCTCGATGACGACCACGTCCCGCAGCACCGGATGGCCGGCTACGAACTCCGCGTCCGGGAGAGCACCACCCGCTGATCGCAGCTGTCACCGGACAACCCCTTGTGGGCAGGATTTGCTACGTAGTAAATTCCGGCAGCATGACGCGTACCGCCCTCGCCCCCAGGTTCACCGGCGCCGGAAAGATCGAGTTCGCGGACCACGAGTACCCGGACCCCGGCCCCGGCCAACTCCTCCTTGCCGTCCAGGCCAACGCCCTGTGCGGCACCGACCGGAACCAGTACTACGACGGCTCGTCCGTCGTCCCCGGACACGAAGCCGCCGGCACCGTCCTGCAGGCCGGTGAAGGCACCAGCACGCCCGTCGGCACCCGCGGAGCCGTGTTCCTGATGGACTACTGCGGCGAGTGCCGCAGCTGCAAGCTGAACTTCACCAACCAGTGCCTGGCCAAGCGCGCCGACATGGGGTTCACTCACGACGGCGGCTACGGGCCGTACGAGCTGGTGCACGAGTCGAACTTCTTCCCGATCACCGACGACATCGAGATCGGCAATGCGACGATGCTGCTCGACGTGATGGGGACCAGCAGTCACGCGATCGGCCGGGCGGCACTGGTCAGACCGGACGTCGAGAGCGTGTACATCGCGGGCGCCGGCCCGATCGGCCTCGGCCTGACGGTGATGAGCAAGCTCAAGTACGGCGCCGACGTACCGGTCTACATCTCCGACTTCTCCCGCTGGCGGCTCGACTTCGCGGAGTCCTTCGGCGCGATTCCATTGCTCGCCGACGACATCTCCGCAGCCGGCAACCCGGACGTCGCCTTCGACTCGTCCGGCAAGGAGGCGGCCCGCCGCGCCGCCCTCGACCTCGTCAGCCAGCGCGGCGCCCTGATCTGCGTCGGCCACGGCGAGTCGCTCACGATCGACGTGTCCAGCGATCTGATCGCCCCCGAGCACGCCATCCTCGGCAGCGAGTACTTCCGGTACGACGAGATGCCCGGCAATCTCGCCCTGCTGTCGGACCACCAGGAGCTCGTCAGCCGAGTGATCAGCCACCGCTTCCCGGTCGCCGAGATCGGCGAGGCGTTCGAGCTGTTCATGGCCGGCGAGACCGGCAAGGTTGTCGTCACCCAGGACGGCGTCGCATGAGGGTCGCGGTGGTCGGCGCCGGCGGCTGGGGCGAGCACCACGCGCGGATCTTCTCCCGCCGCGAGGACACCGAACTGGTCGGCGTCTTCGGCCGTACGCCGGACCGCACGCGGGCCCGGGCCGAGAAGTACGGCACCACGCCGTACACCGATCTCGACGAGCTCCTGCAGACCGAGCAGCCCGAGCTCGTCACGGTCTGCCTGCCGAACGAGGACCACTACGACATCACGCTCAAGCTGGTCCGCACCGGCGTACCGCTGCTGGTCGAGAAGCCGCTCGTGTTCGATCTGGCCGAGGCGGACAGCCTGCTCGCCGAAGCCGGCGACAACTTCTTCGCAATCAACTTCAACCACCGGTACGCCGAACCCGTGCAGCGCGCCAAGGCGCTCATCGAGGCCGGCGAACTCGGCGACCTCGTCTTCGCGACCTGGCGATTCGGCGGCGAGGCGAACCACGGCAACTCCCCGCACGCGAACCTGATCGAGACCCAGTGCCATGGCTTCGACATGCTCGAGCAACTGGTCGGACCAGTAGCCTCAGTAGCCGCGCAGATGACCGACAAGACGTACGGCGCCTTCAGCACGGTCGCGCTCGCACTCGACTTCGACAACCGCGCGGTCGGCACGATGCTCGGCACGTACGACTCGTCGTACGCCTATCCCGATACGCAGCGGATCGAGATCAACGGCACCGAGGGCCGACTCGTCATCCACGACACCGTCCGCGCGCTGACGTTCCAGAAGGCGGGCGACCCGGTCGAGCAACGCTGGCACTCGACGTACTTCGACGACGAGTCCCGCAACTTCGCCGGAACCTTCGACCGCCATGTCGACGAACTGCTCGCCGCACTGCGCAAGGGCGAGCAACCACCCGTCCACGCCCGTGCCGGTCGCCGAGCCCTGCAACTCGCGCACGCGGCGATCGAATCCCACGAAACCGGACGCCGGGTCACAACACCCTGAACCGCTCAGCAGCTCAGTACGATCCACTCCATGGACCGGACCAACGCACTCGTCGAGCGGATCTTCCGGAACGCCGGGGCCGCACTCGAGCTCTACTCCATCTACCTCGGCGAGCGCCTGGGCCTGTACCGGGCGCTCGCCGAGGACGGACCGGCGACCTCGGTCGAGCTGGCCGACCGCACCGGCACCAATGAGCGCTACATCCGCGAGTGGCTCGAGCACCACGCCGCCAGCGGTCTCGTCGACGTCGACGACGTCACGGCGGCGCCGACCGAACGCCGCTATACCCTGCCGCCCGAGCACGTCCCGGTGCTGGCGGACGAGGACGACCTCGACTACCACGGCTACAAGGGCGTCGAGCTCGCGCGGGCCGCCCGGATGCTCCCGGATCTGGTCGAGGCGTATCGCACCGGCGACGCCCCGCCGCACCAGCCATGGGAGCCTGAGGGACGCGCCGAGTTCAACCGCCCGACGTACCTGAACCTGTTGGGCAAGGAGTGGCTGCCCGCCATCCCCGGGATCGACGAGCGCCTCCGCGCCGACCCGCCGGCGCGAGTCGCCGACTTCGCCTGCGGCACCGGCTGGTCCTCGATCGCGATGGCCCAGGCCTACCCGAACATCACGGTCCACGGCGTAGACCTCGACGCGGACGCGATCGCCGCCGCCCAACGTCACGCCCGCGAAACCGGACTGGGCGACCGGGTGAGTTTCTCGGCGGCAAACGCATCCGACCAGTCAGGCCGGTTCGATCTGGTCACGATCCTCGAAGCCCTGCATGACATGTCCCGTCCGGTGGACACCCTGCAGACGGCGCGGCAGATGCTCGCCCCCGGAGGTTCGGTGCTGATCCTCGACGAGTTGGTCGAAGACCAGTTCACCGCCCCGGCCTCGGAGCTCGAGCGGTACCACTACGGCTGGAGCCTGATGTCCTGCCTGCCCGACGCGATGGGCGACCCCGAGTCGGCCGCGACCGGCGCGCTGATGCGGCCGGACACCCTCCGCCGCTACGCCACCGAGGCGGGCTTCAGCGAGACGCAGGTACTTCCCTTCCACACCGACCTGTTCCGCTTCTACCGGCTCATCCCGTGATCGCGTCGGCCTTCGCCTGCAGATAGCGCTGCTCGGGCAGGCTCGTCGTACGGCGGGCCGCCGCCAGGTAGTGATCGTGAGCCTTCACAAGGTCGCCCGCACGCTCGTAGAGGTGGGCGCGGACTGCGTCGAGCCGGTGCGTTTCGGTGATGTTCTTGTCGTCCTCGAGCGTCGCCAGCAGGTCGAGCCCGGCCTGCGGACCGTCGACCTGCGAGAGCGCGATCGCGCGGTTGAGGGTCACCATCGGGTTCGGGGCGAGCTTCTCCAGCACGAGATACAGCGAGAGGATCTGGCGCCAGTCGGTCTCTTCGGCACTCGGCGCCTCCGCGTGTACGGCGGCGATCGCGGCCTGCAGCTGGTACGGCCCGAGCCCGCCCTGCTGCAGCGTGTGCAGGATCAGGTCGGCCCCTTCGGTGATCTGCGCGCGGTCCCACAGCGACCGGTCCTGCTCGTCGATCGGCACCAGACCGCCGTCCGCTGTCGTCCGCGCCGCCCGGCGTGAGTCGGTCAGCAGCATCAACGCCAGCAGGCCCGCGGTCTCACCGTCGTCGGGCAACGCCGTACGCAACATCCGCGCCAGCCGGATCGCCTCGGCGGTGAGCTCGACCCGCTGCAGTTCCTCCCCCGAGCTCGCCGTGTAGCCCTCGTTGAAGATCAGGTACAGCACCTGCAGTACGACGCGCAGCCGCTCGGCCCGCTCGGACTCCGGCGGCATCGCGAACCGGCTGCCGGCCGCCTTGATGCTCTTCTTCGCGCGACTGATCCGCGGCGCCATCGTTGCCTCCGGCACCATG carries:
- a CDS encoding alcohol dehydrogenase catalytic domain-containing protein — protein: MTRTALAPRFTGAGKIEFADHEYPDPGPGQLLLAVQANALCGTDRNQYYDGSSVVPGHEAAGTVLQAGEGTSTPVGTRGAVFLMDYCGECRSCKLNFTNQCLAKRADMGFTHDGGYGPYELVHESNFFPITDDIEIGNATMLLDVMGTSSHAIGRAALVRPDVESVYIAGAGPIGLGLTVMSKLKYGADVPVYISDFSRWRLDFAESFGAIPLLADDISAAGNPDVAFDSSGKEAARRAALDLVSQRGALICVGHGESLTIDVSSDLIAPEHAILGSEYFRYDEMPGNLALLSDHQELVSRVISHRFPVAEIGEAFELFMAGETGKVVVTQDGVA
- a CDS encoding Gfo/Idh/MocA family protein, yielding MRVAVVGAGGWGEHHARIFSRREDTELVGVFGRTPDRTRARAEKYGTTPYTDLDELLQTEQPELVTVCLPNEDHYDITLKLVRTGVPLLVEKPLVFDLAEADSLLAEAGDNFFAINFNHRYAEPVQRAKALIEAGELGDLVFATWRFGGEANHGNSPHANLIETQCHGFDMLEQLVGPVASVAAQMTDKTYGAFSTVALALDFDNRAVGTMLGTYDSSYAYPDTQRIEINGTEGRLVIHDTVRALTFQKAGDPVEQRWHSTYFDDESRNFAGTFDRHVDELLAALRKGEQPPVHARAGRRALQLAHAAIESHETGRRVTTP
- a CDS encoding class I SAM-dependent methyltransferase, translated to MDRTNALVERIFRNAGAALELYSIYLGERLGLYRALAEDGPATSVELADRTGTNERYIREWLEHHAASGLVDVDDVTAAPTERRYTLPPEHVPVLADEDDLDYHGYKGVELARAARMLPDLVEAYRTGDAPPHQPWEPEGRAEFNRPTYLNLLGKEWLPAIPGIDERLRADPPARVADFACGTGWSSIAMAQAYPNITVHGVDLDADAIAAAQRHARETGLGDRVSFSAANASDQSGRFDLVTILEALHDMSRPVDTLQTARQMLAPGGSVLILDELVEDQFTAPASELERYHYGWSLMSCLPDAMGDPESAATGALMRPDTLRRYATEAGFSETQVLPFHTDLFRFYRLIP
- a CDS encoding RNA polymerase sigma factor; this encodes MVSVEGLLRELAPQVLGFLARRHGQFDLCEDAVQEALLAAATQWPVDGVPANPRGWLITVATRRLTDAFRSESARRRREDSVAAMAGPEELVAPGADVDDAPDTDDTLTLLFLCCHPAVTPASQVALTLRAVGGLTTAEIARAFMVPEATMAPRISRAKKSIKAAGSRFAMPPESERAERLRVVLQVLYLIFNEGYTASSGEELQRVELTAEAIRLARMLRTALPDDGETAGLLALMLLTDSRRAARTTADGGLVPIDEQDRSLWDRAQITEGADLILHTLQQGGLGPYQLQAAIAAVHAEAPSAEETDWRQILSLYLVLEKLAPNPMVTLNRAIALSQVDGPQAGLDLLATLEDDKNITETHRLDAVRAHLYERAGDLVKAHDHYLAAARRTTSLPEQRYLQAKADAITG